The following is a genomic window from Patescibacteria group bacterium.
CGGCTTTGCCTAATAAAAGTTTGACCGAACAGCTTGAAGCAAAAAACCACCAAACGGCTTTAAATTATTTATTTGAACATATCGCTAAAAAAGGAAAAGTCGACGAGGGCCTGGCGCTTAAACTCCACGGCATTCTTATGAATGGAGTTCGTCCGGATGCCGGCGTTTACCGCGATCACGCCGTTCGCATCACCGGCGTTAATTTGCCGACCGCGAATTATATGAGTATCCAAAAATTGATGCCTATAGCTATGGCTCCGGCCGCTCAAAAAACCAAAGACACTATTGCTCTATGCGCCGATGTCCATGAAAGGTTTGAGCAAATTCACCCTTTTTCTGACGGTAATGGCCGAGTTGGCCGCCTGCTTATGAACGCGATGCTGCTTGGCGCTAATTTTGCCCCGGCAATAATTCGCCAAGAACAAAAACAGCTTTATTATGCTTATCTTTATAAAGCTCAAACTAAAAAAGACCATAGCCAATTAGAAGATTTCCTTTGCGAAGCTACTATGGCCGGATTTAAAATTTTGGAACGTACGGATGCTAGGTAAGAGGAAAACTTTAAATAAAAAACGCCCCGTGAAAATACGGGGCGTTTTTAGTTGAAATGTTATTTAATCGCGTAATTTTTCGCCGCGAATTCGTATTGATCAATAAATATTTTTTTAAACGGCAAAATTGAATTTAATTCGTAAAACGCCAGCATGGCTTCGCGGTATTCAACCTCATCAACACTGCGGTACGAAAGAGGCGCGCGATGATGCGCCAGCAATATCGCGTTGGCCATTAAACGGGCGGTTCTTTTGTTGCCGTCTTCAAACGGCTGAATATAACCGATGCCTAATAGGGCGATTAGCGCTTTAGCGTAAGGCGATGGCATTTTTATTATGGCGGCGCTAAGGCTATCAACGGCTTCGCTGATTTGATGAAAATTATCAAGCGGCTGGTAAATTGAGCCGATTACGCCGACTGGTTTTTGGCGCAAGCCTAAGCCGACATTTAAATTTTTAATCAAAATAGCCTGCAGTTCCTCAAGATTTTTTCTCGTCAGAGTGGAAAATCGCGGCGTGTTTTCACGGATAAAGCTAAAAGCGTCTTTATGATTTAAAATCATCCGCGCTTCCTGCTTATTATGTCCGGGCGCCTCTTTATTTTCCAAAATTAATTTTTCCGTATCTAAAAGCGTGTAAGTATTGCCTTCAATTTTTGATGACTTCCATGATAGCTCAATGATAAGCCGCTCTAACTCTTTTTTTTGAATGGCCGGCGGTAAATTTTCCGTTCTCTCTTGGTATTGAGCGGTTGCCTTATCCAGCCGCTCTAACTCTTTAGCCGTGAAAATATCGGCCGGCAAATCAGGCAATAAATTAAAATTATAGCCTTTAAATCCATATCGCTTATCGGGTTCAGCCAAACAATACTCGCGAGCATCAATAGGCGCTAAAACCCTGCCCAAAACGCTTATTTTATATTGCGTAGCCGGTCCGGAACCGGAAACAACCAAAAGGCCCAGCTTAACCATTTGAGATAGGGCGCGTTTTATGGTAATTAAAGAAGTTTTGTCGCCAGGCTTAGACGCTTCAGTGTGAACGTCGGAAGACGACATAGCGCCTCCCTTAAGAACTATAAGCAATATTTGCTGATGTTTTTTGTTTAATTCAATCATAATCGTATCATTTATGCTCTATAATCGTATCATATTGATACGATTATGGCAAGAGTATGCAGTTTTCTTACAACAAAAATCGCCAAAAAATCAAGCCTTGCCCTATAAACAAAACGCCCCGTATTCCTACGAGGCGTTTTTATGGCCTAAATTTTTATATAGTTATCTGGCAGATTCAAGCTCAAAGCGATAAGCCACGTTGGATAATTTTAATTCAATATTTTCCTGGCCTTGCTTTAATTCCTTAATTTCGTGGCCAACTTCATCAAAACGCTTGTCAACCGCGTCAAAACCATTTTTTACCATAACGCCTAAATCATTGATAGTTATTTTTTTCGCCATAAAATAATAAATATTTATATTATAATCATGCTGTCGGCAGGCTGTTAGTACAAGCCGGGGAATTGCTTTTGCACGATGTCTATTGACGGCTGATCCGTCACTACTATTAATAATTGCTTGATAACGATTTTGGCGTTTTCCGTCTCACCGGTTTTCTGGTAAAGAAGCGCCAAGCTGTAAAGCGCGTTGGCATGGTTCGGATTGGCCTGGACGATGCTTAAAAATAATTGTTCGGCCATGATGATATCGTCGGTTTTTTTAACCGTGCCGCCGGTTTGGCCGGAAACGCTTAAGTCCTGATTGTTTTCCGTGCCGTTAGTGATATCTTCGGTCGCGGCCTGGGCTATGCCCGGGTTGGTGGCGACTCCGCGGTTGAAATAAAGCCGGCCGAGCTCAAAGCGGTAATCAACGTTATCTTTGGTTAAAATAACCGCCTTTTTCAGCTGGTCAATAGCCTCATCCGTTTTATTCAGTTGTTCATAAGCGATAGCTTTACCGTAGTTAGCCGCGCCGAAATCAGCTTTTTTCCCTAAGGCCAGATCGTATTTTTTAATGGCCTCGTTGATATAATACTCTTTCTGAGTTTTATCCGTTTCCGCGTTGGCCCGCGCCATATTGATTAAAGCCATCCTTAAGTAAGGCGTCGGGCTGTCCGGCGATAATTCTATGGCTTTATTATATAGATTTTCCGCCCATTCCAAAGCGCCCTGGACATAAAAAGAGGCGTTTTCGTAAATTAAGGCCATGGCTTCGTTATTGGCAGTGCTGTTCGGCGATAAAGCTAAAGCTTTTTTACCCGTATCTATGGCTTGAGACAAGCTGTTCTCTATAACCGCTTGGTCGCGGCCGCCGGAGGCTTCCTGGTTGGCTAAAGCCATATAATTATTGGCCAAATTCAAATAGTAAATATCCTGGTAAGGCGCTAAAATAATGGCTTTATTTATTTTTTCTATTTTTTGGTTGACATCGGCGGTCTTTAAAGATTGCATGACATAAATATCCGCCAGATACATTTTTACGCCCATGGTGAATAAAATCACCACGGCCGCGCTTAAGGTTAAGAAAATAGCCGATAAAGCCAAGGCGTATTTAGGCGAGGCGCGGAATGACAGATTAAGAGTTTTGAATTTTTCCGGATAATTGACTATGCCCATGGCCACGGCTAAAACCGCGATCAGCCCGGAGATTAAAACCAGCGAATTATTCATGGAGAACAATAAGCTGAAAATAATGACAATAATAAAACTTGAGAATAAGGCTAAAAGAATTGACTGCGTGTCGTTCTTTTGCACTTTAATCAAAGTTAAAAAACAAATTGACAAAGCAATCAGGGAAATAATAATTATGGCTAAAACGCCTAAACCGCCGATCGTGGCCGCCATTTCAAACAAATAGCCGGAGGCGTTATTGAATTTAGCGTCCCATAAAGGCGAGGCGTTAAAATCAGCGCTTTTATATTTGTCAAAACTGTAGTAGAAAGTTGACGGTCCGGAGCCGAATAACAGATTATTTTTCAAGCTGGCTTTGGCAATATTGAAAGAAGCTCCGCGCGACAGGCTCACTTCCACCGGCAGGCTTAAGCTCATGATATTAAAATTGCCTAAAACCAAAAGAATAATCAAAAGCAAAAAGCTGGTAATCGGAATAACTATGTTTGAGCTCGTGATTTTAATAATTTTTGACAAGAGAAACATTAAAACGATAACTATGCCGACGATAGCCGCCGGCCAGAAAGTAAAGCCGTTAAGCAAAGTTAAAACGAAGAGCGATATTAGGATTACTATGCCTAAGGCCGTTTTAATGGCAATTATTAAAGCTTTATTGGTTAAGCCGGCGTGAATTTCTTTAACTTGCGCCATGCCGATTACTAACAGCGGCAAAGCCATTATTAAATACATGGTTAAGCCGGAAAGCGAGCCTAAAGAATTAAAGCTGATGGCTTTAGTAAAAGCGAACGGCAGAACATATTTTCCTAAAAGCTGCAAGAGCGAAAAAATTGCGACTATTGAAGTTGAGCCGATTATGCCCCAAAATAATAATTTAATTTTTTTCTGGTCAATGTTATTTATGATCAAATAATAAAATAAAATAAAAACTATAACCGCGGCCAGGCTTTTAGACTGGTTGCCGTAAGTGCCTAATAAGCTGTCCTTTTGGCTGATTGATAAAATCGTGGAAGTTATAAAAATGGCTAAAAAGCCGACGATCGGCCAATCAAGCGGCGTTCTTTTAATGTTTAATTCGCCGATAATCACGGCTTTAGTCACCCAGGCCACGGCGCCTAAGAGCACCAAGAAGTAGAATAAAGTCATTTTTTCAAAACCCATGTTTTGCGCCACCAGGCCGGTAAAAAACAGCGGGCAGAGAAAAAATACCATAAAAATCGCGCCGATGATAACGAAATCCAAACCCTTGGTGGTGGTTATTTGGTGTTTGGAAATAATCTTTTTTTCTTCCATAGATGTTGGCCCCCGGATTAAACTCCTTGATTTAATCGGGTAAATAAATTATTTATAAAGATATATTAATTATTCTAATTTTAACATAATAAGCCGAATTATGTCTAGCGGCTAAAGCTTATCCTTTTTAATCAAGCCTTTAACTTCTCTTATCATATTAAGATAAAACTCAAGATTATTCAAGCTGGCCAGCCTTAAAGCCAAAGGTTCGCCGATTTTAAATAAATAATTTAAATAAGCTTTTGAATAGCGGCGCAGCTCTCCTAGCTCGCTGAATTCGTTAATCGGGGAAAAGTCTTTGGCGAATCTGGCGTTGGTGATGTTTATAGTTTGGTAAAAATTATTTTTATCGGCTGTTTTTCCCCGGGAAAAAAGCCGGCCGTGCCGGCCTTCTCTGGTCGGGATAACGCAGTCAAACATATCATAGCCCATTTTAACCGACCTGATAATATCTTCGGGCAAGCCGATGCCTAAGCCGAAGCGCAATTTATTTTCCGGAATCTGCTCGGCCGTGCATTTTAAGGCCTCGGTTAAAAAGTTTCCGGCTTCGTCAATATGGCGAGCGCCGAAGCCAAAGCCGTCAAAACCGATTTTAATAAGTTCTCGCGCGCAATGCTCTCTTAATTTTAAATTATTGCCGCCCTGGATAACCGCGAAGAGCAATGGTCTTTTATTATTTTTAAGCAACTTAACTTGCTTATCATATTCGCGCTTGCATCTTTTCGCCCATTTAATCGTGCGCGAAACCGAGTCGGCTAGCCCGGCGTCATTAAAGCCATTGGGCGGGCAATCATCAAAGCAAACCATCATATCAGCGCCTAAGGCAAATTGGATTTTTATGGATAGCTCCGGAGTTATGGTTAATTTAGCCCCGTCTAAAGGAGAATTAAAAATCGCGCCTTGATCATTAACCGAACCGCGCGCGCCGCTTTTATGGATCAGGGAAAAAACCTGATACCCCCCGCTATCGGTTAAAATCGGCTTAGGCCAATCCATAAAATTATGCAGGCCCTTGGCCCGTTTAATCAGTTTAATTCCCGGCCGCAGATATAAATGCAAAGTATTGGCCACCAGGCACTCTAAGCCCAGCCCGGCGAGTTCGGCGGCGCTTAAATGCTTGATCACTCCCCTGGTGGCGTCAGGCATAAAAACCGGCGTTTCTAATCGGCCGTGCGGGGTGGTTATTAAGCCCAAACGGGCGTTAGAAATTTTAGATTTTTTAGTTATTTTAAACATTAATATTAATTATAAAACCCAATGCACAAATCCCAATATCCAATAAAATCCCAAACCCCAAACCCTAATTTAATTTTTTGGATTTAGTTCATTGAGATTTTATTGGTCATTGGTCATTAGAGCTTGGGATTTTTATTTTAATTAATTTATTGTATGATTCCGTCTCCGCTCGCCATATTATCATCTTCCAGCTTAGTGGTTTTGGCTTTCAGAGTTTTATTTATCTGCATGCCGGTTTCCGAGTCAACGGCCGTCGCGCCCGTGCCCGGGAGAATTATCATGATTTTATTTCTGTCGGCTTCGCCCGGATTAACGCTGATGTTAAACTCGGCGTCGGCTTTATAAACCGTAACCGGCAAACGGCCGATTTGCCAGACGACTTGGTTGGTTTGGGCATCGTAATCAAGCGACCCGACCGAAGCCCGATTTTTATTATCCCAAGCTACGTTAGCCGGCAAAGTTACGCTGATCCGCAAATCGCTTAATTCATGCAAATTATTATTTATCACCCAATAAACTTTTAAGCTGGTGCTTTGCCCGACCTTAGGCGGCAGAGGCCCGGAGCCAACCGCCAGATTATCATCATTAAAATATCTTACCTCTTCCGACAGCTTTAAATCGCTGTTGATTTTATTAATAACAGTATTGCTTTGGCTGTCGGTAGCGGCGCTTTTGCCGCCGATGCTGTATTGCGCGTAGCTTTTTGCCTGATAGGCCTTGCTTAAATCAATTTCCGCCTGCGTTTTTAATTTTAACGAAAAGTCAATTACTCCTTCGGCGCCGCTGGCTAATTCGGCTAAAGCCGGAAGCTCCTCTTTACTCCAGCTAATGGTGTTGCCGCCCGCCTGTCCGGCAGACAGGCTTACTCGGCCGTTGTTCGCGTCGCTTAGAGTCTGCCAATCAATGAAATCGCTTTCTATAATCGCCATAATGATAACGTCTTTCATGACGGCATCGCCTTTATTCGCGTAGTTAATTGAATAATTTAAAGTTTGGCCGAAATCAACTCCCTGGTCAAACGGCGAACCGTTGATTATCAAATTCATGTTTAAATCGCTTTTAACCACGTCAATGGCTAAATCTTTGGCGTAAAATAAATGATATTTCGCCGGCAGGTTTAAAACTTCTTCCGGCAATTCAAATTTTAATTTTATATTGATATTCGGCTGTTTTTTTTCTTTGATTTTAAACTTAATTTTAAATTCATTTTCATTCTTGCCGAAATTGCTTAACAGCCAGGCGCCCGGACCGCTGGCTTCTATTTTTAGGCCGGCCGGCGAGCCAGCCTCTACGGCTGGCGAGCTTGAAGCCGTATTGATTATTTCCACTTCACCCGGGTATTCAAGGCTTAAACGGAAGTTATCAATATAATTTTCAGTTTTAGCCTTAAATTTAACTATAATTTCATTGGTTTCATTAATTAGCGCGCTTGAAGAATTGCTAAGCGAAAAATCCAGGCCGATATCGTTTATCTTAGTTTCAAAACTGGCGGATTTTTTGAATTCGCTGGAAAAATTCTGCGGCGTATACAGCATATCGGCTAAAATAATATTACTTGAATCAATCGGCCCGGCCAGCTTGCCTTTTATCCTTATAACGCCGCTGCGGTTCGCGCTCAGGCCGGCTATTTCCCAGATATCGTTATTTTTGCTCGGTTCGGGGTCGCTGCTTAAAAATATAAAATTATCCGGGTAGGTGGCTTTTATCCCGATTTTAGTTAAGCCGACGCTGTCTTCGTTTTTATAATTTAAGTCATAATAAAATTCTTCGCCCGCGGCCGCTTCTTTTTTAGACTCAAATTCAAGGGTGGCCGATGGCTTGCTGTTAATCATTTTTAGATAAATATAATTATAGGCGCCGTAAATTGAACCGGCAAAAACAAACAGCACGATTAAAAAAGTGAATATATTAAACAGCAGGCCGCGCTTCGGCTTAATTATCATTTTTCTCACGTCAACCGCCTGGCCCTGGTCGTCTTGGTAAATCTTCGTTAAACTGTCTTTTATCTCTTCTTCTTTGGCTTCATTTTGAGCGTATTCTTCAAAAGCTTCAACTTCCTCGTCCGAGGCTATCGGCCGCTGGATGAATTCCGACAGGCTTGATGATTTCTGTTTTATTTTTATTTCGTTGTTTTTCATATTTATTGTCATTCTAAATTAATTGTTATCGCGAGGAGAGCGGCGGTGCGACGCGGCAATCTGATTATTTGTCATCTCGACGACCGCAGGGAGGAGAGATCTATAATAGTCGGCTAGCTCGACTGTCAAGAATTATAGATTTCTCGCCTACGGCTCGAAATGACAAAACTACAGAGTCGCCCGCAATGACAAATAGCCTTATTTTTCCTCAACGATTATGCCGATTATTTTATCCTGATTTAAATCTTCGGTGATTAACCAGCCGTCCGCGCCGCCGCCTAAATCAACCGGATATTTCCAGATTGGCGCGAAGCCGCCGCCTAATTTTAATTCGCTGGTTATGGTGGATGAATTCATGCCCGGCTGTTTTTGCACTAACAGCGAATATGAATATAAATTTTTCTGTTCCGGATTTAAAACCGCGCCGGCCTTGGTGATAAGCTGATCCGCGAAATTATCTCCGGCCGGCTCCGGCTTAGCGGTTAATTTAAAAGGCAGTTTATATTTTATATTTATTTCAACGGTTTCCCCCGGGTCAAGCTGGGACCAGTTGGCGAAGACGGTTTTATTGAATTCATTATAAATTTTCGTGCCGGTGGCTTCGTCCGTTCGCGCCTGGCTTTCGGCGGCGAAAACTTCGGGATCATTTTCCAGGCCGGCCATTTCTTTATCAAAAAATATTTTATCCACCGGCTTAAAGCCGCTAACTTCCAATAATTCCGAGCCGAGCGGCACGTAAACTCTTAGCCAATTAACGTTTCTCACTCCGGAAAAAGGCTCGCGCTTAATCGCTTCATGAACGCGCCTAATAGTTAAATTATTAATAATTGACCCGTCCGGCTGAATTTCGCTTTGCTGGATAATTTCCTGCTTGATTTTACGGTCGCTTTTTCCGCCGGCGATGTTAGTATTGATAACATTTAAATAATCGCCGGCCGTATCTTTAATCCGGCCGCTCCAGCCCAAGTCATCGGCTTTAGCCTGTAAAGCTTCATCCGTAAAATAAAATAAAATATTTTTGCCGGCGAGCGACTCTTCAATCGCCTTAAATAACGGCCCTAAATTATCCTTAGTCAGCCGCTTAGGCAATTCTTCAATAATTTTATTCATTAAATCACCGATGATTTTTTTCGGCTCTCTGGTTACGTCCGGTTTTTGCTCGGCCAGTTTTTGCGTTTCCATAAAGAAATTATCCGCGCCGATAGTTAAGCCGTATTTTTCTTGCAAATCCACCGGGCCGATTATGGCTAACAATTTTTCCATCACGGTTGGCGTAAAGCTAATAACGCCGTCAACGGTTGAACCGTCGGAATTTTCATAAAACCAAGCGAGCTTTTCCGCGCTGGTCGGCCAATCCGGCCACCAATTCGCGTCCCAAAAATGCCAATCGGCCCTAACCAGACTTAAAGGCTCCGGCGCTTTTATTTTTTTTAAAAAACCGGCATCAGTATCGTAGCTGCCGCCGCCCGGAACTTCAATATTTTTTATCTCGCCTTTGGAAAAATCTATTAAAGCAAAACTGCCGATAAAGCCGCCCGAAGCGCGCAGTTCCGAGTTATTTTGAAAGACTAATAGATAGCGCTTAGCCGCGCTGGCGCCTAAAAAATTTCCGAGGCTATCGGCTAAACTGATAAATTCTTTTAAGCCGCGGCTAAGCTGGCCGGCTTTTTGTTTTAATAAAATAAATTCTGTTTGGTAATTTTCCGGTATAACCTCGCTGTTTATCTGGTCTAAGGTTTTATTTAATTCGCTTAAATCGGTTATGGCGTTATTTCCGTAAAAACTTAAATTCTTTAAAATGTTATTAACGTTATCGGCCCGGTAGCTAAACAGGCTCTCCATAGCCAAGCTTAAATTTTTTCCCGCGGCCGCGCTTAGCTCGCCGGCGCGCAAAATATTTTTGCCGGCGGCGGCCAGGCGCATATTTTTATCAGGCAAAACCGAAGCTAAAGCGAAAAGCAAACCGTTGATTTCTTTTAGCTCGTTTTGCGCGCTTAAAAAATTATCGCCGGCGCTTTTAAAGCCTTGGCCGGCTTGGTTAAAATTAAAATTCGCGGCCGATTGCCCGGCGGAAATTAAATTGCCAATGGCGCTCTCGCTGGCGCCTAAAACCTTGCCGCGAACCACGTTGATAACTTTATAATAGGTAAAAGCTTTAACCGGTAAAATTATGATAAATAATATTCCGGCGAAAATTAAAACCGGCTTTAAGTAGCCAACTAACCGCCTGTCATTGCGAGGAGCGATAGCGACGAAGCAATCTCTTTCTTCGCCAACAGATTTCTTTTCCGCCGCCGCGAGCGACCGCAGGGAGCGAAGCAATCTCGCGAAGATTGAAACAGCCGCTAGCTGCTTAGCCTGAAGGTCTTGAGGTATATTTTTAATAACTTTATTTACTGCCGGGTGAAATTTAATAAATAACAGATAACCCGCTTTTTTAATCGGCTTAATTATGGCTAAAAGCAAAAAGTAAGCCAGCCTTAAAATAAAGACGATTGTCCAGCCGGCCGCGTAGCAAATTTTATAAAGCAGCCAATAAACTTTTTTTAGAATAAAATACAGCGCCTTGCCTAAAACGATAAGCGCCAGCTGATTAGATAAAACAACCAAGTAACTGTCATTGCGAGCGACCGCAGGGAGCGCGGCAATCTTATTCTTTCTCTTTTTGTCATTGCGAGCTGGCTTTTCCTTTGTCATTCCCGCGAAGGCGGGAATCCAGAAATTACGGCTGCGAACCATTAAGGCTATAATATTCTTTTTGGCATTTTCACTCCCCGCCTTTAGTATTCCCTTGTAATCCACTTCCGCCAATTTTTCCAGCTTTTCTTCAAGACGTCCGACGTCTCCAAGACGTCGGACGTCTTTTGCTTTGGTTTCTTCTTTAGGCAGATTCTGCTTTAAATCAATAACAAAACGGGACGATTTCACATCCGGGTTAACTTTTAAATTATGGGGATTATTTAAAGCCATTTATTTTTATAAAATACAAAAAATTTCTGTTTTTAAAGCAGTGTGAGTAGTTATTAACAGTTATTATTATAACACAAAATATGGAAAAGAAGAAAATATTAGATTTTATAAAAAAATAAGGTCTGAATGCATTTGCTTTAAGTAAGCATCTGCATCCAAACCTTTTGAACTTCGGACTACGCCACCGGTAAGAAACCGACGGAGAATCTTCTGCCTGACTCAATTATTTGAGTGGAAGGCAATGAGTTTACAATGAATTTGCCAACGTCAAAAAACTGATTAACCGCCAATTTTACGTTTGATTTAATTTTGGTGGATCCATCCACCGCCTGTGCGCGGAGATAGGATATCTTGCCTTTTTTTGTTTCCTTGTTTTTGAGCTCTATTAAAGCCGTTACTTCACTACCAGCTTTTTCTTTCTCCGCCCCAAAAACATAGACTGGTATAAATCCTCCTTTGACACTTTTCCGGCATTCCCAGTACGGCTCTATGCCTTGGCCAGGCTGATTGTATTTGGCATCTCGGTCAATGCGTAAATTCGCCAAAACCGGCTCCCAGATATTCTCTCTGGCTATTCCACCTGCATTTGCTACATTATTGCCGATTCTGGCTTCGTCCGCCGTCTTGACAATACTATCTACTGCTTTTGTCGCCTCAAAACCGATAACCTCAAAACAATTCCTACAAGTCCTTGCTTTATCTGATTTGTTTTTACCGCAAACCGGACAACCCTTGCCCGACGCCAGAACTTCCGCCAACAATATAATCGTATTCATCGTAATCCCTCCTATCTTTTGTTGTTATACGTTTAATTTCCTAATTTAAAATTTCAAAGGCTTAGGTTCGCCCAGCTCTTCCCACCAGTAGTCCTCGGACTCGTCGTTATCATTAAATAGCTTTCCGAGGACTTCCGACGTAACAGGTTGGGAACAAACAGCAATCGTATATTGGTCCCAATCAAGCCCACTAATTTTATCCGTTATATAAGGCGGATGGACTCCATCAAAAACTGCGTTGACAGCTCTCTGCAGAGTATCAATCTCTATCTGCCCTTTCCAGTCCCAATAGTAAAATAATACTTTTATTGACATCTCTCCTCCTCCCATTTGATGTTTGACATATTATCGAATGTATTACATTCGTTATTAAAGTTCTCGCGATTCTTACGCAATCTTTTATTTACTAAAATTAATAAACAAAAGATTGCGTTAATCGCTTTATGTTATCTTTTTCTATCTTGACATTTACTAAAACCATATTTGGAAAAAGGACAACTTAAACCTTCTTGATCACAATCGCAATACTCCGAATGTTCCGAACTTAAGCCGTTCCAGACAAAAGAAACAATTTCGCTTAATTTAAGCTTGGTCGGCTCGGCTTTATTTAAAGCTTCGGAGCCGTTTAAAAAAGCATTTAAGCTTCTATGGTAAAACCAATTGGGGATCAAAGAATTTTTGCCTTCAAACTGCAGTTTGGCCGGATCAATCGGCTTGGTATAACCGCTTAATTCCAGTTCTCTCATTCTAATGGCGGCGACAATTTCTTTTAAATTAAGGCGATGATGTTTATTAGTTAAAATCATAACATGGCCGGTTGAACGTTTCTGAATTACCGATGATAAGTTGTCCATGGTTATGCCGTAGTTAGCCAGCTGGGAATTATCCGATTCAACTACGCCGATTTTTAATTTATTGTTATTTTTCTTTATTTTATAAATTTTACACTTATTCTCATATTCTTTTTTAACATTATAATGCCA
Proteins encoded in this region:
- a CDS encoding Fic family protein, translating into MTIRQKLEIIQKMLGLTQTKLAEKFGVSFAAFNSWWTGKSNPRPKMLAAIDELFLEVTGQKIISDNQLTAKKQALLKKSAEHKNIITKILDNPDIRDQFILKLTYHSNSIEGSTLTEPDTAAILFDNAALPNKSLTEQLEAKNHQTALNYLFEHIAKKGKVDEGLALKLHGILMNGVRPDAGVYRDHAVRITGVNLPTANYMSIQKLMPIAMAPAAQKTKDTIALCADVHERFEQIHPFSDGNGRVGRLLMNAMLLGANFAPAIIRQEQKQLYYAYLYKAQTKKDHSQLEDFLCEATMAGFKILERTDAR
- a CDS encoding Fic family protein, translated to MIELNKKHQQILLIVLKGGAMSSSDVHTEASKPGDKTSLITIKRALSQMVKLGLLVVSGSGPATQYKISVLGRVLAPIDAREYCLAEPDKRYGFKGYNFNLLPDLPADIFTAKELERLDKATAQYQERTENLPPAIQKKELERLIIELSWKSSKIEGNTYTLLDTEKLILENKEAPGHNKQEARMILNHKDAFSFIRENTPRFSTLTRKNLEELQAILIKNLNVGLGLRQKPVGVIGSIYQPLDNFHQISEAVDSLSAAIIKMPSPYAKALIALLGIGYIQPFEDGNKRTARLMANAILLAHHRAPLSYRSVDEVEYREAMLAFYELNSILPFKKIFIDQYEFAAKNYAIK
- the tgt gene encoding tRNA guanosine(34) transglycosylase Tgt yields the protein MFKITKKSKISNARLGLITTPHGRLETPVFMPDATRGVIKHLSAAELAGLGLECLVANTLHLYLRPGIKLIKRAKGLHNFMDWPKPILTDSGGYQVFSLIHKSGARGSVNDQGAIFNSPLDGAKLTITPELSIKIQFALGADMMVCFDDCPPNGFNDAGLADSVSRTIKWAKRCKREYDKQVKLLKNNKRPLLFAVIQGGNNLKLREHCARELIKIGFDGFGFGARHIDEAGNFLTEALKCTAEQIPENKLRFGLGIGLPEDIIRSVKMGYDMFDCVIPTREGRHGRLFSRGKTADKNNFYQTINITNARFAKDFSPINEFSELGELRRYSKAYLNYLFKIGEPLALRLASLNNLEFYLNMIREVKGLIKKDKL
- a CDS encoding DUF4012 domain-containing protein codes for the protein MALNNPHNLKVNPDVKSSRFVIDLKQNLPKEETKAKDVRRLGDVGRLEEKLEKLAEVDYKGILKAGSENAKKNIIALMVRSRNFWIPAFAGMTKEKPARNDKKRKNKIAALPAVARNDSYLVVLSNQLALIVLGKALYFILKKVYWLLYKICYAAGWTIVFILRLAYFLLLAIIKPIKKAGYLLFIKFHPAVNKVIKNIPQDLQAKQLAAVSIFARLLRSLRSLAAAEKKSVGEERDCFVAIAPRNDRRLVGYLKPVLIFAGILFIIILPVKAFTYYKVINVVRGKVLGASESAIGNLISAGQSAANFNFNQAGQGFKSAGDNFLSAQNELKEINGLLFALASVLPDKNMRLAAAGKNILRAGELSAAAGKNLSLAMESLFSYRADNVNNILKNLSFYGNNAITDLSELNKTLDQINSEVIPENYQTEFILLKQKAGQLSRGLKEFISLADSLGNFLGASAAKRYLLVFQNNSELRASGGFIGSFALIDFSKGEIKNIEVPGGGSYDTDAGFLKKIKAPEPLSLVRADWHFWDANWWPDWPTSAEKLAWFYENSDGSTVDGVISFTPTVMEKLLAIIGPVDLQEKYGLTIGADNFFMETQKLAEQKPDVTREPKKIIGDLMNKIIEELPKRLTKDNLGPLFKAIEESLAGKNILFYFTDEALQAKADDLGWSGRIKDTAGDYLNVINTNIAGGKSDRKIKQEIIQQSEIQPDGSIINNLTIRRVHEAIKREPFSGVRNVNWLRVYVPLGSELLEVSGFKPVDKIFFDKEMAGLENDPEVFAAESQARTDEATGTKIYNEFNKTVFANWSQLDPGETVEINIKYKLPFKLTAKPEPAGDNFADQLITKAGAVLNPEQKNLYSYSLLVQKQPGMNSSTITSELKLGGGFAPIWKYPVDLGGGADGWLITEDLNQDKIIGIIVEEK